A genome region from Setaria italica strain Yugu1 chromosome III, Setaria_italica_v2.0, whole genome shotgun sequence includes the following:
- the LOC101760650 gene encoding uncharacterized protein LOC101760650 has protein sequence MVEPGRSAAAREANKNKSSTSTGAAMKKKLMSKKPEKEKDGGSGGCRTTRKQSSHCREPESPSYRLALKSIFSCRNSQQQPDSGSRSSNKLGCSAPSICKLKDSDSSQSQRVAQRPAADETAGEPCKRRASVSGGSERRVKKPLSEVSSVSKQLQLQRGGSSLSSSSSSGGGSFRASMQLRRLSGCYECHMVVDPGSGSGSSSMRATTVCPCPDCGEIFVRQESLQLHQSIRHAVSELGADDTSRNIIEIIFQSSWLKKQSPVCKVERILKVHNTARTLARFEEYRDAVKAKAAAQQQQQPAAKTTKHPRCTADGNELLRFHCATLACELGLNGATHLCSSSGGGGCGACAIIRDGFKINSAGDGGGVRTMATSGRAHDAVAGAPLDQEEEERRCRAMLVCRVIAGRVKRPTQLGEEEEASSEEFDSVAASAGVYSNLEELQVFNPRAILPCFVVVYKAAY, from the exons ATGGTGGAACCAGGCAGATCGGCAGCGGCAAGGGAGGCCAATAAGAATAAGAGTAGCACTTCCACCGGCGCCGCCATGAAGAAGAAACTGATGAGCAAGAAGCCGGAGAAGGAGAAAGACGGCGGCAGTGGTGGCTGCAGGACGACGAGAAAGCAGAGCAGCCACTGCAGGGAGCCGGAGAGCCCATCCTACAGGTTAGCCCTCAAGAGCATCTTCTCCTGCAGAAACAGCCAGCAGCAGCCGGACAGCGGCAGCCGGAGCAGCAACAAGCTGGGCTGCTCCGCGCCGTCCATCTGCAAGCTCAAGGACAGCGACAGCAGCCAGAGCCAGAGGGTGGCGCagaggccggcggcggacgagacGGCGGGCGAGCCCTgcaagcggcgggcgtcggtgagcggcggcagcgagcgGCGCGTGAAGAAGCCCCTGAGCGAGGTGTCGTCGGTGTcgaagcagctgcagctgcagcgcgGTGGGTCgtcgctgtcgtcgtcgtcgtcgtcgggcggCGGGTCGTTCAGGGCGAGCATGCAGCTGAGGCGGCTGTCGGGGTGCTACGAGTGCCACATGGTGGTGGAtcccggcagcggcagcggcagctcgTCGATGAGGGCCACCACCGTGTGCCCCTGCCCCGACTGCGGCGAGATCTTCGTCAGGCAGGAGAGCCTGCAGCTCCACCAGTCCATCAGGCACGCAG TGAGCGAGCTTGGCGCGGATGACACGAGCCGGAACATCATCGAGATCATCTTCCAGTCGAGCTGGCTCAAGAAGCAGAGCCCCGTGTGCAAGGTGGAGCGCATCCTCAAGGTGCACAACACGGCCCGGACGCTGGCCCGCTTCGAGGAGTACCGCGACGCCGTGAAGGCCAAGGCGgcggcccagcagcagcagcagccggcggccAAGACGACGAAGCACCCGCGCTGCACCGCCGACGGCAACGAGCTGCTCCGCTTCCACTGCGCCACCCTGGCCTGCGAGCTCGGCCTCAACGGCGCCACCCACCTCTGCTCCagttccggcggcggtgggtgcGGCGCGTGCGCCATCATCCGCGACGGCTTCAAGATCAATagcgccggcgatggcggcggcgtccgcaCCATGGCGACGAGCGGCCGCGCGCACGACGCGGTTGCTGGCGCTCCTCTagatcaggaggaggaggagcgcaggTGCAGGGCGATGCTGGTGTGCCGGGTGATCGCGGGGCGGGTGAAGCGGCCGACGCAgctgggggaggaggaggaggcgtcgtCGGAGGAGTTCGACtcggtggcggcgtcggcgggggtGTACTCCAACTTGGAGGAGCTGCAGGTGTTCAACCCCAGGGCCATCCTGCCATGCTTTGTCGTCGTGTACAAGGCGGCTTACTAA
- the LOC101760244 gene encoding pathogenesis-related protein 5 isoform X2: MEKKLRLALLPLLCFFLLLSGSAECARVFTIINQCKTVIWPAVTPGESFGGGGFSLRPGQSMVFTAPVGWSGRIWGRTDCSFDASGNGSCSTGSCGSSLRCGASGAPPASLAEFTLAAVDYYDVSLVDGFNLPMVIKPVNGQGNCSAAGCDGDLRQTCPSELAVRANGRTVACRSACDVFNTDQYCCRGQFGNPATCQPTFYSKKFKEACPTAYSYAYDDPTSIFTCSNADYIITFCSSRKQSACSYHNNRLVCSSASSLLSRSFISSTLLMLALLFTISV, from the exons ATGGAGAAGAAgctgagacttgctctgctgcCTCTACTCTGCTTCTTCTTACTGTTATCAG GTTCTGCGGAGTGTGCCCGCGTGTTCACCATCATCAACCAGTGCAAGACGGTGATCTGGCCTGCGGTGACCCCCGGCGagagcttcggcggcggcgggttctcGCTCCGGCCGGGGCAGTCGATGGTGTTCACGGCGCCGGTGGGGTGGTCGGGCCGCATCTGGGGCCGCACCGACTGCAGCTTCGACGCGTCCGGGAACGGCTCCTGCTCCACGGGCTCCTGCGGGTCGTCGCTCCGGTGCGGCGCCTCCGGCGCGCCCCCCGCGAGCCTGGCCGAGTTCACACTCGCCGCGGTGGACTACTACGACGTGAGCCTGGTGGACGGGTTCAACCTGCCGATGGTGATCAAGCCGGTGAACGGGCAGGGCAACTGCAGCGCGGCGGGGTGCGACGGCGACCTCCGGCAGACGTGCCCGTCGGAGCTGGCGGTGAGGGCCAACGGGCGgacggtggcgtgccggagcgcCTGCGACGTGTTCAACACGGACCAGTACTGCTGCCGGGGGCAGTTCGGGAACCCGGCGACGTGCCAGCCAACCTTCTACTCCAAGAAGTTCAAGGAGGCGTGCCCCACCGCCTACAGCTACGCCTACGACGACCCCACCAGCATCTTCACCTGCTCAAACGCCGACTACATCATCACCTTCTGCTCCAGCAGGAAGCAATCCGCATGCTCGTACCACAACAACCGCCTCGTCTGCAGCAGCGCCTCCTCCCTCTTGAGCAGATCCTTCATATCGTCCACACTCCTCATGCTCGCGCTGCTCTTCACCATCAGCGTTTAA
- the LOC101760244 gene encoding pathogenesis-related protein 5 isoform X1 translates to MEKKLKFALLPLLCFFLLLSGSAECARVFTIINQCKTVIWPAVTPGESFGGGGFSLRPGQSMVFTAPVGWSGRIWGRTDCSFDASGNGSCSTGSCGSSLRCGASGAPPASLAEFTLAAVDYYDVSLVDGFNLPMVIKPVNGQGNCSAAGCDGDLRQTCPSELAVRANGRTVACRSACDVFNTDQYCCRGQFGNPATCQPTFYSKKFKEACPTAYSYAYDDPTSIFTCSNADYIITFCSSRKQSACSYHNNRLVCSSASSLLSRSFISSTLLMLALLFTISV, encoded by the exons ATGGAGAAGAAGCTGAAATTTGCTCTGCTGCCTCTACTCTGCTTCTTCTTACTGTTATCAG GTTCTGCGGAGTGTGCCCGCGTGTTCACCATCATCAACCAGTGCAAGACGGTGATCTGGCCTGCGGTGACCCCCGGCGagagcttcggcggcggcgggttctcGCTCCGGCCGGGGCAGTCGATGGTGTTCACGGCGCCGGTGGGGTGGTCGGGCCGCATCTGGGGCCGCACCGACTGCAGCTTCGACGCGTCCGGGAACGGCTCCTGCTCCACGGGCTCCTGCGGGTCGTCGCTCCGGTGCGGCGCCTCCGGCGCGCCCCCCGCGAGCCTGGCCGAGTTCACACTCGCCGCGGTGGACTACTACGACGTGAGCCTGGTGGACGGGTTCAACCTGCCGATGGTGATCAAGCCGGTGAACGGGCAGGGCAACTGCAGCGCGGCGGGGTGCGACGGCGACCTCCGGCAGACGTGCCCGTCGGAGCTGGCGGTGAGGGCCAACGGGCGgacggtggcgtgccggagcgcCTGCGACGTGTTCAACACGGACCAGTACTGCTGCCGGGGGCAGTTCGGGAACCCGGCGACGTGCCAGCCAACCTTCTACTCCAAGAAGTTCAAGGAGGCGTGCCCCACCGCCTACAGCTACGCCTACGACGACCCCACCAGCATCTTCACCTGCTCAAACGCCGACTACATCATCACCTTCTGCTCCAGCAGGAAGCAATCCGCATGCTCGTACCACAACAACCGCCTCGTCTGCAGCAGCGCCTCCTCCCTCTTGAGCAGATCCTTCATATCGTCCACACTCCTCATGCTCGCGCTGCTCTTCACCATCAGCGTTTAA
- the LOC101768372 gene encoding S-formylglutathione hydrolase: MYDYVVKELPEVVSGNFEQLNTSQASIFGHSMGGHGALTIYLKNTDKYKSVSAFAPIANPINCPWGQKAFSNYLGSTKSDWEEYDATCLIKKNNNAVSTPILIDQGDADKFLAEEQLLPRNFEEACKAVGAPLILRMQPGYDHSYYFIATFVDDHTAHHAQFLKSA, encoded by the exons ATGTATGACTATGTTGtgaaggaacttccagaagttGTAAGTGGCAACTTCGAACAGCTTAACACTTCGCAGGCATCAATTTTTGGGCACTCAATGGGAGGGCATGGTGCGCTGACAATTTACTTAAAAAATACTGATAAATACAAG TCAGTATCAGCATTTGCTCCAATTGCCAATCCAATAAACTGCCCGTGGGGTCAGAAAGCATTCTCAAATTACCTGGGCTCAACTAAATCAGATTGGGAG GAATATGACGCAACCTGCCTGATTAAAAAGAACAACAATGCTGTTTCCACTCCTATCCTAATTGACCAG GGGGATGCTGACAAGTTCTTAGCTGAGGAGCAGTTACTACCTCGCAACTTCGAGGAGGCGTGCAAGGCTGTCGGGGCTCCTCTGATCTTGCGCATGCAGCCTGGATATGACCATTCCTACTATTTCATTGCTACGTTCGTGGACGATCACACTGCGCACCATGCTCAGTTTCTCAAGAGTGCCTGA
- the LOC111256647 gene encoding flavonoid O-methyltransferase-like protein Os11g0303600, which translates to MSNGEQKSEKLRGYGHLYSLSLAHFKSAAIKCAVELGIPTAIKRCGRTATISDLIKEIGLVPAKAPYLSRLLRFLAFFGLFEEDEEEFASAKSKTVYKLTPTSRLLVQEADNDSTCDMSHMLLLFTRPSTTVSTFFDVEQRRVI; encoded by the exons ATGTCGAATGGAGAGCAGAAGAGCGAGAAGCTGCGAGGGTACGGTCACCTGTACAGCCTTAGCCTCGCCCATTTCAAGTCGGCGGCGATCAAGTGCGCCGTGGAGTTGGGCATTCCAACTGCTATCAAACGCTGCGGCAGGACGGCCACCATCTCCGACCTCATCAAGGAGATCGGCCTCGTCCCGGCAAAGGCGCCATACCTCAGCCGCCTCCTGCGCTTCCTTGCCTTCTTCGGGCTGttcgaggaggacgaggaggagtttgcgTCAGCTAAAAGCAAGACGGTGTACAAGCTGACTCCGACGTCGCGGCTCCTCGTCCAGGAGGCCGACAACGATTCGACGTGCGACATGTCCcacatgctgctgctgttcaCGCGTCCCAGCACCACTGTGTCAACCTTCTTCGACGTTGAGC AGCGACGCGTCATTTAA
- the LOC101759833 gene encoding acetylserotonin O-methyltransferase 3, whose translation MNRASMADSRFTMEVVIKEAGGYFKGLKTLTDVGGGHGAATAAIVATFPDMQCTVMDLQQVVNSARECGGTVKFVVGNMFESIPPADAVLLKLVLHSWDDASCIKILKCCKEAIPPMGGKVFNINTVLGHRGETSKHETEAQLLLDLYMMRGHGFERDERQWKTIFLEVGFANYTVIPLQDPLAMIVLHPSPLVVEMTVKVTGTGGAKEDSFLSTDEAEAAP comes from the exons ATGAACAGAGCTAGCATGGCGGATAGCCGATTCACCATGGAGGTTGTGATCAAAGAGGCCGGTGGGTATTTCAAGGGCCTGAAGACTCTGACGGATGTCGGTGGCGGCCACGGTGCAGCCACGGCTGCTATCGTTGCAACCTTTCCAGACATGCAGTGCACCGTGATGGACCTCCAGCAAGTGGTCAACAGCGCACGTGAGTGCGGCGGGACGGTCAAGTTCGTGGTAGGCAATATGTTTGAGTCAATTCCGCCAGCAGATGCTGTTCTACTCAAG CTCGTCTTGCACTCCTGGGACGATGCCTCATGCATCAAGATACTCAAATGCTGCAAGGAAGCGATACCACCAATGGGAGGAAAGGTGTTCAACATCAACACCGTTCTTGGGCAtaggggggagacaagcaagCACGAAACTGAGGCGCAACTCTTACTTGATCTTTACATGATGAGAGGCCACGGTTTCGAGAGGGATGAGCGTCAGTGGAAGACGATATTCTTGGAGGTTGGATTCGCCAACTACACGGTGATCCCATTACAAGATCCCTTAGCTATGATTGTGCTTCATCCAAGTCCATtggtggtggagatgacggTGAAGGTGACCGGCACCGGTGGGGCCAAGGAGGACTCGTTCCTGTCCACTGACGAGGCTGAGGCAGCGCCATGA
- the LOC101761051 gene encoding WAT1-related protein At1g25270: protein MASSPTTVREVASEGVAAPTAPEAARQGEVKRSSPTAWETAMLPLSMVAVQVIVVGMLLLSKLTLSAGMSPFVILVYRNMIAAAAVAPLAVYFEREIWKEINWSVCCWIFANAAFGDVLAMGLYFYGLRTTSAAYSSIFLNLIPIATFVTAIVLRAENLALGQWPGKMKLLGALLCVGGTMLVSLLKGPPLHLWPTNLLGYSQAPAANATGAHHNMVVGTLWLCGSCMSYALYFIVQERLVKVFPSTYWMTSLTSLVGSIQALVVGVFLVRDRAEWKLHWNLELLTVVYSGVLNTGLAFLLLSWVIRRSGPIYPTMFNSVCLVMTTVLDSVLLGTQIYLGSVLGTVIIVVGMYAFLWGKGTELKRAAMAKASPTQEA from the exons ATGGCTTCTTCGCCGACGACGGTGAGGGAGGTGGCGAGCGAGGGAGTGGCTGCGCCCAcggcgccggaggcggcgaGACAAGGGGAGGTGAAGCGGTCTTCGCCGACCGCATGGGAGACGGCCATGCTGCCGCTCAGCATGGTCGCCGTTCAGGTGATCGTCGTGGGGATGTTGCTGCTCTCGAAGCTCACTCTCAGTGCTGGAATGAGCCCCTTCGTCATCCTTGTGTACCGCAACATGAtcgccgcagccgccgtcgcCCCTCTCGCCGTCTACTTCGAGAG GGAAATTTGGAAAGAGATAAACTGGTCTGTATGCTGCTGGATTTTTGCAAATGCTGCGTTTGG AGACGTCCTGGCAATGGGCCTGTATTTCTACGGGCTGCGGACGACCAGCGCTGCTTactcttctatcttcctcaACCTGATCCCAATTGCCACCTTCGTCACTGCGATAGTGCTACG GGCTGAGAATCTAGCACTGGGACAGTGGCCAGGAAAGATGAAGCTGCTTGGCGCGCTGCTCTGCGTCGGCGGAACCATGCTGGTAAGCCTGCTGAAAGGCCCGCCGCTGCATCTTTGGCCCACCAACCTGCTCGGGTACTCCCAGGCACCTGCAGCCAACGCGACGGGTGCTCACCACAACATGGTGGTAGGTACCCTCTGGTTGTGTGGCAGCTGCATGAGCTATGCACTCTACTTCATCGTCCAG GAAAGGCTTGTGAAGGTGTTCCCGTCAACCTATTGGATGACGTCGCTCACGTCGCTGGTGGGGAGTATTCAGGCCTTGGTGGTGGGTGTGTTCCTCGTCCGTGACAGAGCGGAATGGAAGCTCCACTGGAACCTGGAGCTGCTGACTGTCGTGTATTCG GGTGTACTCAACACCGGCCTCGCGTTTCTGCTGCTCTCGTGGGTGATCCGCCGGAGTGGACCCATCTACCCGACCATGTTCAACTCAGTTTGCTTGGTTATGACCACTGTTCTCGACTCGGTCCTCCTTGGCACCCAGATCTACCTTGGGAG CGTTCTCGGGACAGTCATAATCGTGGTGGGAATGTATGCGTTCCTTTGGGGCAAGGGTACCGAGCTCAAGCGCGCCGCGATGGCGAAGGCATCACCGACCCAGGAGGCGTAG
- the LOC101761447 gene encoding uncharacterized protein LOC101761447, with translation MEASKEQASKDYADFKEKVRRTIYLDQLSPQVTTPVIKAALAQCANVVNVEFIVNYTIPYDVPSAALVELDDDMQAKAAVELMTDFPFIIGGMPRPVKATHAKAEMFRDRPPCPGLKKEFRWVKQGDDECETMKKLKNLAKKQESENMALIKNLLDEEKELAKQQQEALDANCKKYEMLDLVMQNGAIKNLAHRYGVNLDD, from the exons ATGGAGGCATCAAAAGAACAGGCTTCCAAGGACTATGCTGATTTCAAGGAGAAGGTTAGGAGGACCATATATTTGGACCAGCTTTCTCCACAAGTTACCACCCCAGTCATCAAAGCAGCTCTTGCCCAGTGTGCAAATGTTGTCAATGTGGAGTTCATCGTCAACTACACAATCCCTTATGATGTACCTTCTGCTGCATTGGTAGAACTGGATGATGATATGCAGGCCAAGGCTGCTGTCGAGTTGATGACTGATTTCCCATTCATAATTGGTGGGATGCCAAGGCCTGTAAAAGCTACCCATGCAAAGGCTGAGATGTTCAGGGATCGACCTCCCTGCCCTGGCCTCAAGAAAGAGTTCCGCTGGGTAAAACAAGGAGATGACGAGTGTGAGACAATGAAGAAACTGAAAAACCTTGCAAAGAAGCAAGAGTCAGAGAACATGGCTCTCATAAAG AATCTATTGGACGAGGAGAAGGAACTAGcaaagcagcagcaggaagctCTTGATGCGAACTGCAAGAAGTACGAAATGCTGGACCTGGTGATGCAGAATGGAGCCATCAAGAACCTGGCTCACCGCTACGGAGTGAACCTGGATGACTGA